The proteins below are encoded in one region of Methanofollis aquaemaris:
- a CDS encoding L-threonylcarbamoyladenylate synthase, which translates to MDEAVIQKAVRVLRRDGLVVYPTDTIYGLGADALSELAVERVYEAKMRPPSMPVSVAVSDIEMLGAIARLDNVAEAFVDRFLPGPVTVVLKAKSCLPATLTGGTGNIGVRFPDHPVALALIRELDAPITATSANIHGGPDPITVDQVHVPHDYLIDGGVLPGTPSTVVDLVHRKVLRPGAKVEEVGAFLGALE; encoded by the coding sequence ATGGACGAAGCGGTCATCCAGAAGGCGGTCCGCGTGCTCAGGCGCGACGGACTGGTGGTCTACCCGACCGACACGATCTACGGCCTCGGGGCCGATGCACTCTCCGAACTTGCCGTCGAGCGGGTGTACGAGGCGAAGATGCGCCCGCCCTCCATGCCGGTCTCGGTCGCGGTCAGCGACATCGAGATGCTCGGTGCGATCGCCCGTCTCGACAATGTGGCCGAGGCGTTCGTAGACCGTTTCCTGCCCGGTCCGGTGACGGTCGTGCTGAAGGCGAAGTCATGCCTTCCGGCCACTCTCACCGGGGGCACCGGGAATATCGGGGTCAGGTTCCCGGACCACCCGGTCGCCCTCGCCCTGATCCGGGAACTCGACGCCCCCATCACGGCGACGAGCGCGAATATCCACGGAGGGCCCGACCCGATCACCGTCGATCAGGTCCACGTCCCCCACGACTATCTCATCGACGGCGGCGTCCTCCCCGGGACGCCGAGCACCGTCGTCGACCTCGTGCACCGGAAGGTTCTGCGGCCCGGTGCGAAGGTCGAGGAGGTCGGAGCATTTCTGGGAGCATTGGAATGA
- a CDS encoding ABC1 kinase family protein, which produces MIRHLGRYREITGVLVKYGLGAVVDGIVPPSVRFGLWKRERADGTVPVYRRVRLALEELGPAFIKFGQILSTRRELLPQPLAEELTRLTDEVAPLPFETVRPVIEECCGPIEEAFASFDETPVAAASLAQVHRAVLKDGTEVAVKVQRPGIRKVIEEDLEILAALARRIERRYPDLAVYNPVGLVQEFALQIRRELDFVQEGKHAEVLAHNLKAFPRVVIPRIYWECSGPRLLTMTYIEGVRVDDLEGIRAYGVRPEEVADLLLTSYLKQVFEDGFFHADPHTGNLLVTRDGSLAFVDFGTVGVLRPERRDAFIRLMSGVVDEDVESIVAAYHDLGIVPGDEVLEAFKDEIYTTLRQFRTYELGQVDFGEVMEQIPDTLQRYRLTVPLTMMQVVKVLLFLTTICRDLDPGFNFPEQAGPRIAEIRRRQIFSPECFAEILRSAEGRLGDLLDLPQTANATLKKVAAGDVKFYIESPDMLALGASIRYAAKLLLIGMVAAGFMMGSSLVMLSTDRPVEAGLCGVVSSVTFLGYLVAVVIGVVAVYAVLVRRG; this is translated from the coding sequence GTGATCAGGCATCTGGGCAGGTACCGGGAGATCACCGGGGTGCTGGTGAAGTACGGCCTGGGCGCCGTCGTCGACGGGATCGTCCCCCCTTCGGTCAGGTTCGGGCTCTGGAAGCGGGAGCGTGCTGATGGGACCGTCCCGGTCTATCGGCGGGTCCGTCTTGCCCTGGAGGAACTCGGCCCCGCCTTCATCAAGTTCGGGCAGATCCTGAGCACCCGCCGGGAACTCCTGCCCCAACCTCTCGCCGAGGAACTGACGCGGCTGACCGACGAGGTGGCGCCTCTCCCCTTCGAGACGGTGAGGCCGGTGATCGAGGAGTGTTGCGGCCCGATCGAGGAGGCCTTCGCCTCTTTCGACGAGACTCCGGTCGCGGCCGCCTCCCTCGCGCAGGTCCATCGTGCGGTCCTCAAAGACGGGACCGAGGTGGCCGTCAAGGTGCAGCGGCCGGGGATCAGGAAGGTCATCGAGGAAGACCTTGAGATCCTTGCCGCGCTTGCCCGCCGGATCGAGCGGCGGTACCCCGACCTTGCCGTGTATAACCCGGTCGGTCTTGTCCAGGAGTTCGCCCTCCAGATCAGGCGCGAACTGGACTTTGTGCAGGAGGGCAAACATGCCGAGGTGCTGGCCCACAACCTGAAGGCCTTCCCCCGCGTCGTCATCCCGAGAATTTACTGGGAGTGCTCGGGCCCGCGTCTCCTGACGATGACCTATATCGAGGGGGTGAGGGTCGACGACCTCGAAGGGATCAGGGCGTACGGCGTCCGCCCCGAAGAGGTTGCCGACCTCCTGCTCACCTCCTATCTCAAGCAGGTCTTTGAGGACGGGTTCTTCCATGCCGACCCCCATACCGGCAACCTCCTCGTGACCCGAGACGGGTCGCTGGCCTTCGTCGACTTCGGGACCGTCGGGGTTCTCAGGCCCGAGCGCCGGGACGCCTTCATCCGTCTCATGTCCGGCGTCGTGGACGAGGACGTCGAGAGCATCGTCGCTGCCTACCATGACCTGGGGATCGTCCCCGGCGACGAAGTTCTGGAGGCATTCAAGGACGAGATCTACACCACCCTCCGGCAGTTTCGGACGTATGAACTCGGACAGGTGGACTTCGGGGAGGTGATGGAACAGATCCCCGACACGCTCCAGCGCTACCGTCTCACCGTCCCGCTCACGATGATGCAGGTGGTCAAGGTGCTCCTCTTCCTCACCACCATCTGCAGAGACCTCGACCCTGGATTTAATTTCCCTGAACAGGCCGGACCCAGGATCGCGGAGATCCGGAGGAGGCAGATCTTCTCCCCCGAATGCTTCGCAGAGATCTTACGGTCGGCGGAAGGACGCCTCGGTGACCTCCTCGATCTCCCGCAGACTGCCAACGCCACGCTCAAGAAGGTCGCGGCCGGAGATGTCAAGTTTTATATCGAGAGCCCCGACATGCTCGCCCTCGGCGCCTCCATCAGGTACGCCGCAAAACTGCTCCTCATCGGAATGGTCGCGGCCGGGTTCATGATGGGTTCGTCGCTCGTGATGCTCTCCACCGACCGCCCCGTCGAGGCCGGGCTCTGCGGGGTGGTCTCGTCGGTGACGTTTCTCGGCTACCTTGTGGCGGTCGTCATCGGGGTGGTGGCGGTGTATGCTGTCCTGGTCAGGAGGGGGTGA
- a CDS encoding DUF5612 domain-containing protein, which produces MEESEHLHALDILELHAVSIIAENQPGVLRDIAAIMAANGANVVTVQQSILHSGDHAGRALFYFEVECAGGIGKVIADLLAVPTMHQVTTLDTFSKIFGSRVIIFGGGAQVAQVALGAVNEADRHNIRGERISVDTIPLVGEKNLAEAVEAVARLPRASILVLAGSLMGGTISTAVDRVRAAGIPVIALKMAGSVPKHADLVVTDPIQAGVFAVMHVSKRAVFNIARVRGQEF; this is translated from the coding sequence ATGGAAGAGTCTGAACATCTGCACGCACTTGATATCCTCGAACTCCATGCCGTCAGCATCATCGCCGAGAATCAGCCCGGCGTCCTGCGCGACATCGCCGCAATTATGGCTGCAAACGGAGCGAACGTGGTGACGGTCCAGCAGTCGATCCTGCACTCGGGCGACCACGCGGGAAGAGCGCTCTTTTATTTCGAGGTCGAGTGTGCAGGCGGGATCGGGAAGGTGATCGCCGACCTTCTAGCCGTTCCGACGATGCACCAGGTCACCACCCTCGACACCTTCTCCAAGATCTTCGGATCCAGAGTGATCATCTTCGGCGGCGGAGCCCAGGTGGCGCAGGTGGCGCTCGGGGCGGTGAACGAGGCCGACCGCCACAACATCAGGGGCGAGCGGATCTCGGTGGACACCATCCCGCTCGTCGGTGAAAAAAATCTTGCCGAGGCTGTTGAGGCCGTCGCCCGCCTCCCCAGAGCCTCGATCCTGGTCCTGGCCGGATCCCTGATGGGAGGGACGATCTCGACGGCGGTCGACCGGGTGCGGGCGGCCGGGATCCCGGTCATCGCCCTGAAGATGGCCGGGAGCGTCCCCAAGCACGCCGACCTGGTGGTCACCGATCCCATCCAGGCCGGGGTCTTTGCCGTGATGCACGTTTCGAAACGTGCAGTCTTCAATATCGCCCGTGTCCGCGGGCAGGAGTTTTAA
- a CDS encoding 4Fe-4S dicluster domain-containing protein, whose protein sequence is MTGTKLDGVLPQKEKGYVSVRVKAPAGNLTAEQLEAVAAAAKKYGRDYVGATFRLNLEIPWVKREDAGAVAAALKAAGLETGSTGPTVRSVVACKGTVCRHGCADTQVLARTIEEAQGGRPLPRKIKIGIAGCPNNCSRVQFNDIGLMGRAYPTFDADACIGCGACVRLCREGVVSIDEGTFVFSSERCIGCGDCIAVCPKDAISVREQGLTLFLGGQAGRRVRAGTRLAGLVPEEEVPALVARVIDYFAEHTRKGERLGQMLDRLGPDEVFAALGLER, encoded by the coding sequence ATGACGGGCACAAAACTGGACGGCGTCCTGCCGCAGAAAGAAAAGGGCTATGTCTCGGTGAGGGTGAAGGCCCCGGCCGGGAACCTCACGGCCGAACAACTGGAGGCCGTCGCCGCGGCGGCGAAGAAGTACGGCCGCGACTATGTGGGAGCGACCTTCAGGCTGAACCTCGAGATCCCCTGGGTGAAGCGCGAGGACGCCGGGGCCGTCGCCGCGGCCCTCAAGGCGGCGGGTCTGGAGACCGGGAGCACCGGCCCGACGGTGCGGTCGGTCGTCGCCTGCAAGGGTACGGTCTGCCGGCACGGGTGCGCCGATACCCAGGTTCTCGCCCGGACGATCGAGGAGGCGCAGGGCGGCCGGCCCCTCCCCAGAAAAATCAAGATCGGGATCGCCGGGTGCCCGAACAACTGCTCCAGAGTGCAGTTCAACGACATCGGGCTGATGGGCCGTGCCTACCCCACCTTCGACGCCGACGCCTGCATCGGGTGCGGCGCCTGTGTGCGACTCTGCCGGGAGGGCGTGGTCTCGATCGACGAGGGGACGTTCGTCTTCTCGTCGGAGCGTTGCATCGGGTGCGGGGACTGCATCGCCGTCTGCCCGAAGGACGCCATCTCGGTCCGCGAGCAGGGGCTCACCCTCTTCCTCGGCGGCCAGGCCGGACGCCGGGTCAGGGCCGGCACCCGCCTCGCCGGACTCGTCCCCGAAGAGGAGGTCCCCGCCCTCGTCGCGAGGGTCATCGACTACTTCGCGGAGCACACCCGGAAGGGCGAACGTCTCGGCCAGATGCTCGACCGCCTCGGGCCGGATGAGGTCTTTGCTGCCCTCGGGCTCGAACGGTAA
- a CDS encoding phytoene desaturase family protein, translating to MKTIVVGAGFGGLSAAALLAHRGFEVEVVEKNEQPGGRAGVYQEQGFSFDMGPSWYLMPDVYEKFFAEVGKRPADFYELKRLDPAYRIFFGGGEVVDLPAGLEKDYALFDSFEERGGEKLKAYLDSAKEIYDLSINEFLYRDYRSIFDFLSGRLIMQGRRMHIFESLEKFVKRHFESEEAQKIVQYSIGFLGGSPQNTPSFYHIMSHIDMTMGVWYPVGGMRAVVGGLSDLARSLGVQVALNEPVERIEVTGKEATGVVTAAGRRDADLVLVNADYAHAELDLLDPAHRSYPEKYWRSRVLAPSAFVVYLGLDRRVEGLAHHTLVLDRDWEEGFDLIFDPKKAAWPDHPSYYVNVPSKTDPTAAPPGGEALFILVPLAPGLEDTPALREAFFERVISDLERKLDDDLRSAVVVRRIFALHDFEERYNAYQGTALGLSHTLFQTALWRPAHLSKKVGNLYYTGQYTHPGIGVPMTLISSSIVAREIADRHGG from the coding sequence ATGAAAACTATTGTTGTCGGAGCGGGCTTTGGCGGCCTCTCGGCGGCTGCCTTGCTGGCGCACCGGGGTTTCGAGGTGGAGGTGGTCGAGAAGAACGAGCAGCCGGGCGGCCGGGCAGGTGTCTACCAGGAGCAGGGGTTCTCCTTCGACATGGGCCCCTCGTGGTACCTGATGCCCGACGTCTACGAGAAGTTCTTCGCCGAGGTCGGGAAGCGCCCGGCCGACTTCTATGAACTCAAACGTCTCGACCCGGCGTACAGGATCTTTTTTGGCGGCGGCGAGGTCGTCGATCTCCCGGCAGGTCTTGAGAAGGACTATGCCCTCTTCGACTCCTTCGAGGAGAGGGGCGGCGAGAAACTGAAGGCGTATCTGGACTCGGCAAAGGAAATCTACGACCTCTCGATCAACGAGTTCCTGTACCGCGACTACCGCTCGATCTTCGACTTTCTCAGCGGCCGGTTGATCATGCAGGGTCGGCGGATGCATATCTTCGAGAGCCTGGAAAAATTTGTCAAGCGGCATTTCGAGAGCGAAGAGGCGCAGAAGATCGTCCAGTACTCCATCGGGTTTCTCGGCGGTTCGCCGCAGAACACCCCGTCGTTCTATCATATCATGTCCCACATCGACATGACGATGGGGGTCTGGTACCCGGTCGGCGGGATGCGGGCGGTGGTCGGCGGCCTCTCCGATCTTGCCCGGTCCCTGGGGGTCCAGGTCGCCCTCAACGAACCGGTGGAGCGGATCGAGGTGACGGGGAAGGAGGCGACCGGCGTCGTCACCGCCGCAGGGCGCCGCGACGCCGACCTGGTCCTGGTCAATGCCGACTACGCCCATGCCGAACTCGACCTCCTGGACCCTGCCCACCGGAGTTATCCGGAGAAGTACTGGCGTTCCAGGGTGCTGGCGCCCTCGGCATTCGTCGTCTACCTGGGCCTGGACCGGCGGGTGGAGGGCCTGGCGCACCATACCCTCGTCCTGGACCGGGACTGGGAGGAGGGGTTCGACCTGATCTTCGACCCGAAGAAGGCGGCATGGCCTGACCATCCTTCGTATTATGTCAACGTCCCCTCGAAGACCGACCCGACGGCCGCGCCGCCCGGAGGCGAGGCGCTCTTCATCCTGGTGCCCCTCGCGCCCGGCCTCGAGGACACACCGGCCCTGAGAGAGGCGTTCTTCGAGCGGGTCATCAGCGACCTCGAACGAAAACTGGACGACGACCTCCGCAGCGCCGTGGTGGTCCGCCGGATCTTTGCCCTGCACGACTTCGAGGAGCGCTACAACGCCTACCAGGGCACGGCCCTCGGCCTCTCGCACACGCTCTTCCAGACGGCCCTCTGGCGGCCGGCGCACCTGAGCAAAAAGGTCGGGAACCTCTACTACACCGGGCAGTATACCCATCCGGGGATCGGGGTGCCGATGACCCTTATTTCTTCCAGCATCGTGGCACGCGAGATCGCCGACCGGCATGGGGGGTAG
- a CDS encoding DUF3467 domain-containing protein, with amino-acid sequence MAQHDLSVNVPQTLDPVYANRIQVAYKEDEFTFMFLHEIPGTNQARAKAIVSISPRHAKNLLAVLSKSMNDYEEKFGTIQPPEEKAPSTNVTMRGYS; translated from the coding sequence ATGGCACAACACGACCTCTCGGTGAATGTCCCGCAGACGCTGGACCCGGTCTACGCCAACCGGATCCAGGTGGCCTATAAGGAAGATGAGTTCACGTTCATGTTCCTTCACGAGATCCCCGGGACCAACCAGGCCAGAGCCAAGGCGATCGTCTCCATCAGTCCGAGACATGCCAAGAACCTCCTTGCTGTTCTTTCGAAGAGCATGAACGATTATGAAGAGAAGTTCGGGACCATCCAGCCGCCCGAGGAGAAGGCCCCGAGCACGAACGTGACAATGCGGGGCTACTCGTAG
- a CDS encoding nucleotidyltransferase domain-containing protein: MNAIRLRDFIEDTDGHIYAVSAYDNDERVGCVLRYVPDEHGERVNPEGRRYTKLDFEPAFEYIREHKPEYLDTLHRVPLSDVTKVYKPDERMDWIASRDPRVQRLLNCFDLPAGAVGCTGSRVLGLENGASDIDLVVYGPAWFTAQARLKKLVEAGKLPRMSEEMWRKVYTKRIPEISFDAFVLHESRKWNRGEFGDTYFDLLYTRSYDALASAPAGKGKELGRTRIEATVTDASNAFDSPAVYEVEHESVSRVISFTHTYSGQALAGEVIEAQGVLEQHGDTQWLIVGTTREAKGEYIVSKTLMEQA; this comes from the coding sequence ATGAACGCGATCAGACTACGTGATTTTATCGAGGATACCGACGGCCATATCTACGCCGTCTCGGCATATGACAACGACGAACGGGTCGGGTGCGTGCTCAGGTACGTCCCCGACGAGCACGGGGAGCGGGTGAACCCGGAGGGCCGGCGGTACACCAAACTGGACTTCGAACCTGCGTTCGAATATATCAGGGAGCACAAGCCCGAGTACCTCGACACCCTCCACCGCGTGCCGCTTAGCGACGTCACGAAGGTCTACAAGCCCGACGAGCGGATGGACTGGATCGCCTCGCGCGATCCCCGCGTTCAGCGCCTTCTCAACTGTTTCGATCTCCCGGCAGGTGCGGTCGGATGCACGGGATCGCGGGTGCTCGGTCTGGAGAACGGGGCCTCCGACATCGACCTGGTGGTCTATGGGCCAGCATGGTTCACGGCCCAGGCCAGACTGAAAAAACTGGTCGAGGCCGGGAAACTCCCGCGGATGAGCGAGGAGATGTGGCGGAAGGTCTACACCAAACGTATCCCCGAGATCTCCTTCGATGCCTTCGTCCTCCACGAGTCGCGCAAATGGAACCGGGGGGAGTTCGGCGACACCTACTTCGACCTCCTGTATACGCGGTCGTACGACGCCCTCGCCTCGGCCCCCGCGGGGAAGGGCAAGGAACTCGGAAGAACGCGGATCGAGGCGACGGTCACCGACGCCTCCAACGCCTTCGACTCCCCTGCGGTCTATGAGGTGGAGCACGAGTCGGTCTCGCGGGTGATCTCGTTCACCCACACCTATTCGGGGCAGGCCCTCGCGGGCGAGGTGATCGAGGCCCAGGGTGTCCTGGAGCAGCACGGCGATACACAGTGGCTCATCGTGGGCACGACCCGCGAGGCGAAGGGCGAGTATATCGTCTCGAAGACGCTGATGGAACAGGCCTGA
- the thiM gene encoding hydroxyethylthiazole kinase has protein sequence MDAKICAALLSRLRETRPLVHHITNTVTINDCANITICAGAAPVMAEAAEESAEMVAAAGALVLNIGTLNPAQVESMLLAGKRANELGVPVVLDPVGAGATALRTEAVLRILREVKVAVLKGNAGEIGVLAGMGGKVRGVDSCGLAGDPVETAKACALATGTVVAMTDETDVVTDGNRVVLVGNGHVMMDRLSGTGCMASSVVGSFVAVADDPLVGAAAALVAFGRAGEHAAACARGPYSFRTALFDELYRLTPEDLEEEARLEVV, from the coding sequence ATGGACGCAAAGATCTGCGCTGCCCTCCTCTCGCGCCTGCGGGAGACTCGGCCGCTCGTACACCATATCACCAACACCGTGACGATCAACGACTGCGCGAACATCACTATCTGCGCTGGGGCCGCCCCGGTGATGGCCGAGGCCGCCGAAGAGTCGGCCGAGATGGTCGCGGCGGCCGGGGCGCTCGTCCTCAACATCGGGACGCTCAACCCGGCCCAGGTGGAGTCGATGCTCCTCGCGGGCAAGCGGGCGAACGAACTCGGCGTGCCGGTCGTCCTCGATCCGGTGGGCGCCGGGGCGACGGCGCTGCGGACCGAGGCGGTGCTGCGGATCCTCAGAGAGGTGAAGGTCGCGGTGCTGAAAGGAAATGCCGGGGAGATCGGTGTCCTCGCCGGCATGGGCGGGAAGGTGCGGGGCGTGGACTCGTGCGGGCTTGCCGGCGACCCGGTCGAGACCGCAAAGGCCTGCGCCCTGGCGACCGGCACGGTGGTGGCGATGACCGACGAGACCGATGTCGTCACCGACGGGAACCGCGTAGTCCTGGTCGGGAACGGCCATGTGATGATGGACCGTCTCTCAGGCACCGGGTGCATGGCCTCCTCGGTGGTCGGTTCGTTCGTGGCCGTCGCCGACGATCCCCTCGTCGGTGCGGCGGCGGCCCTCGTCGCCTTCGGGCGTGCGGGCGAGCACGCAGCCGCCTGCGCGCGGGGACCGTACTCGTTCAGGACGGCGCTCTTCGATGAACTCTACCGCCTGACGCCCGAAGATCTCGAAGAGGAGGCGCGGCTGGAGGTCGTCTGA
- a CDS encoding CRISPR-associated protein Cas4 has translation MDDLTGIAAVITARFCPLRLYLDRQEKHEEPPRYAVCKQVSYHLGAPFEPDAVWKEVCTVLPYAGEEERALFEQCVTNCQGKEWPRFSDHDVPVASAAHGIRGTVDKIDPALPAFALTRASEAPQAGVWGADRVRVAGFIACVRESLGLEVSGGWVEYVPSGVLRFCTPGPRDRRVMLRAVDAAKKVEEGQIPRKPLNPPCARCPHEERCAPGPRRLSDLL, from the coding sequence ATGGACGACCTGACCGGGATCGCCGCGGTCATCACCGCACGCTTCTGTCCCCTCCGCTTATACCTCGATCGACAGGAGAAACACGAGGAGCCGCCGCGCTATGCGGTCTGCAAACAGGTCTCGTACCACCTCGGCGCACCCTTCGAACCCGACGCCGTCTGGAAGGAGGTATGCACCGTCCTCCCGTACGCCGGCGAGGAGGAACGAGCCCTCTTCGAGCAGTGCGTGACAAACTGCCAGGGGAAAGAGTGGCCGCGCTTCTCAGACCACGACGTCCCGGTCGCCTCCGCGGCTCACGGGATCAGGGGGACCGTCGACAAGATCGACCCTGCGCTCCCGGCCTTCGCACTTACCAGAGCAAGCGAGGCGCCGCAGGCCGGAGTCTGGGGAGCCGACCGGGTCAGGGTCGCCGGTTTTATCGCCTGCGTCAGGGAGAGCCTCGGACTCGAGGTAAGCGGCGGGTGGGTGGAGTACGTCCCCTCTGGCGTCCTCAGATTCTGCACCCCCGGCCCCAGGGACCGGCGGGTGATGCTCAGGGCGGTCGATGCCGCAAAAAAAGTTGAAGAGGGACAGATCCCGAGAAAACCGCTCAACCCGCCGTGCGCCAGGTGCCCGCACGAGGAGCGGTGCGCACCCGGACCGCGGCGACTCTCGGACCTGCTGTGA
- the thiE gene encoding thiamine phosphate synthase: MAYDLYVVTDSEVGRGRSHFDQARLAVAGGADVVQLRDKQMCTADLLRTARGIRAVTSTAGALFIVNDRLDVALAAGADGVHLGQDDLPVEEARALAPPGFLIGVSVGDVVEATTAVVGGADYLALSPTFSTGTKADAGPGHGLRTLREIRSSVALPLLGIGGIGPENVAEVIAAGADGVAVVSAVVGQEDAVQAARRMKVIITAAKADLLVASGRLMPDPVQP; the protein is encoded by the coding sequence GTGGCGTACGACCTGTACGTCGTCACCGACAGCGAGGTCGGCCGCGGCCGCTCCCACTTCGACCAGGCCCGTCTCGCTGTCGCCGGCGGGGCCGATGTGGTCCAGTTGCGGGACAAACAGATGTGCACCGCCGACCTCCTGAGGACGGCGCGGGGGATCCGTGCGGTCACCTCGACGGCCGGAGCCCTCTTCATCGTCAACGACCGTCTGGACGTCGCCCTCGCGGCCGGGGCCGACGGCGTCCACCTGGGGCAGGACGATCTCCCGGTGGAGGAGGCGCGGGCCCTCGCCCCGCCGGGTTTCCTCATCGGAGTCTCGGTCGGGGACGTCGTTGAGGCGACGACCGCAGTGGTGGGGGGTGCGGACTATCTCGCACTCAGCCCCACCTTCTCGACCGGCACCAAGGCCGACGCCGGGCCAGGCCACGGGCTTAGAACTCTGCGCGAGATCAGATCCTCGGTCGCCCTCCCCCTGCTCGGGATCGGCGGCATCGGCCCTGAAAACGTGGCCGAGGTCATCGCCGCGGGCGCCGACGGTGTCGCCGTCGTCTCCGCAGTCGTCGGCCAGGAGGATGCGGTTCAAGCGGCTCGCCGGATGAAAGTTATCATCACTGCGGCAAAAGCCGATCTGCTCGTTGCATCGGGCAGATTGATGCCGGATCCGGTCCAACCCTGA